One window of the Lysobacter sp. S4-A87 genome contains the following:
- a CDS encoding sodium:calcium antiporter, giving the protein MIAMFEAMGWFVLGLVLLALGGDSIVKGASGLAQRIGASPFVAGLVLVAFGTSLPELAVNLQAIARGQPALALGNAVGSNVANFGLTLGAAALVAPVVLRWRALAPLLLMLLAGTLAVVLMGLDGVLSRVDGLILIVAFVAVLAFAAARTRREAPELQDAIAAFARTSSDLWLNLLRFVIASVLLYFGSKLVVGSAPTIGEGLGMASLLTGLLPVAIGTALPEVAAAISAARRGQGDIVAGHVIGASLFNLLVVMGGMALIDGSLALPESFVRFELPAAGVFALMLYPMLRGDLRVSKNEGAALMVAFLAWVAFELLVMRG; this is encoded by the coding sequence ATGATCGCGATGTTTGAAGCCATGGGCTGGTTCGTACTGGGATTGGTGCTGCTGGCACTGGGTGGCGATTCGATCGTCAAGGGTGCTTCCGGCCTGGCCCAGCGCATTGGCGCATCGCCATTCGTCGCCGGCCTGGTGCTGGTGGCATTCGGTACCTCCTTGCCCGAGCTGGCGGTCAACCTGCAGGCGATCGCGCGCGGACAGCCGGCGCTGGCGCTGGGCAACGCCGTCGGCAGCAACGTGGCCAACTTCGGCCTCACGCTGGGTGCCGCAGCGCTGGTGGCACCGGTGGTGCTGCGCTGGCGCGCGCTGGCACCGCTGCTGCTGATGCTGCTCGCCGGCACGCTGGCTGTCGTGCTGATGGGCCTGGACGGCGTTCTGTCGCGCGTCGATGGCCTGATCCTGATCGTTGCCTTCGTGGCGGTGCTGGCGTTTGCCGCGGCGCGCACGCGCCGGGAAGCGCCCGAGCTGCAGGATGCGATCGCCGCGTTCGCGCGCACCAGCAGCGACCTGTGGCTGAACCTGCTGCGCTTCGTCATTGCCTCGGTGCTGCTGTACTTCGGATCCAAGCTGGTCGTGGGCAGTGCGCCGACGATCGGCGAAGGCCTGGGCATGGCGTCGCTGCTGACCGGCCTGCTGCCGGTGGCTATCGGCACGGCGCTGCCTGAAGTCGCCGCCGCCATTTCGGCCGCACGACGCGGCCAGGGCGACATCGTCGCCGGCCACGTGATCGGCGCCAGCCTGTTCAATCTGCTCGTCGTGATGGGTGGCATGGCCCTCATCGACGGCTCGCTCGCATTGCCCGAGTCGTTCGTCCGCTTCGAGCTGCCTGCCGCCGGCGTGTTCGCGCTGATGCTCTACCCGATGCTGCGCGGCGACCTGCGCGTGAGCAAGAACGAAGGCGCGGCGCTGATGGTCGCCTTCCTGGCCTGGGTGGCGTTCGAGCTGCTGGTCATGCGGGGCTGA
- the nhaA gene encoding Na+/H+ antiporter NhaA, with protein sequence MNEQAHAHARHASSPRGLRALSEFFRLEAAGGIMLIAAAVLAMIAANSPLADAYDAFRDMPVQVRVGELDIAKPLLLWINDGLMAIFFLLVALEIKRESLSGQLASRDQLILPMVCAFAGVAVPALLFTAFNHDNAEAMRGWAVPTATDIAFALGVLALLGSRVPSGMKLLLSTIAVVDDLIAIIIIALFYSHGLSMVALAWAGAAIAGMFLLNRRGVRRLAPYLLLGVVLWVCVLKSGVHATLAGVVTGLMIPHVDRNNAVDDEVEHSPLESLEHALHPWVAYAILPLFAFVNAGLVLGGLSMDDMLSPLPMGVVIGLFVGKPVGIVAAALLMRALGWARFPDGMDLRAMLGLGVMCGIGFTMSLFIGSLAYRDPLLYEEAVLGVLLASLVSALIGYFWLRFTLPVRTKAVG encoded by the coding sequence ATGAACGAACAAGCCCATGCCCACGCCCGGCACGCGAGCTCACCACGCGGGCTGCGCGCCCTGAGCGAATTCTTCCGCCTGGAAGCGGCCGGCGGCATCATGCTGATCGCCGCGGCGGTGCTGGCGATGATCGCGGCCAATTCGCCGCTGGCCGACGCCTACGACGCCTTCCGCGACATGCCGGTGCAGGTGCGCGTGGGCGAACTGGACATCGCCAAGCCGCTGCTGCTGTGGATCAACGACGGGCTGATGGCGATCTTCTTCCTGCTGGTCGCGCTGGAGATCAAGCGCGAATCGCTCAGCGGCCAGCTCGCCAGCCGTGACCAGCTGATCCTGCCGATGGTCTGCGCCTTCGCCGGCGTGGCCGTGCCGGCGCTGCTGTTCACCGCCTTCAACCACGACAACGCCGAGGCCATGCGCGGCTGGGCCGTGCCGACGGCGACCGACATCGCCTTCGCCCTGGGTGTGCTGGCCCTGCTCGGCTCGCGCGTGCCCAGCGGCATGAAGCTGCTGCTGTCGACGATCGCGGTGGTCGACGATCTGATCGCGATCATCATCATCGCCCTGTTCTATTCGCACGGCCTGTCGATGGTGGCGCTGGCCTGGGCCGGTGCGGCCATCGCCGGCATGTTCCTGCTCAACCGCCGCGGCGTGCGGCGCCTGGCCCCGTACCTGCTGCTGGGCGTGGTGCTGTGGGTGTGCGTGCTCAAGTCGGGCGTGCATGCCACGCTGGCCGGTGTCGTCACCGGCCTGATGATCCCGCACGTCGACCGCAACAACGCCGTCGACGACGAAGTCGAGCATTCGCCGCTGGAGTCGCTCGAGCACGCCCTGCACCCGTGGGTGGCCTACGCGATCCTGCCGCTGTTCGCCTTCGTCAACGCCGGCCTGGTGCTGGGCGGGCTGAGCATGGACGACATGCTCTCGCCGCTGCCGATGGGCGTGGTGATCGGCCTGTTCGTCGGCAAGCCGGTCGGCATCGTGGCTGCCGCCTTGCTGATGCGCGCGCTGGGCTGGGCGCGCTTCCCGGACGGCATGGACCTGCGCGCGATGCTGGGCCTGGGTGTGATGTGCGGCATCGGCTTCACCATGAGCCTGTTCATCGGGTCGCTGGCCTATCGCGATCCGCTGCTCTACGAAGAGGCCGTTCTTGGCGTGCTGCTCGCCTCGCTGGTGTCGGCGCTGATCGGATACTTCTGGTTGCGCTTCACCCTGCCGGTGCGCACAAAGGCGGTTGGCTGA
- a CDS encoding nucleoside-diphosphate sugar epimerase, with protein sequence MRHAIVFGASGQIGYPLLGKLQGDGWRVTAVSRAEQSDQPGLQWLRGDLGRVDGLPGRVDAIFSCGPLDVFAKWYSASSIEAARVVAFGSTSIEVKRGSADAAERDVAQRLREGEERLFAATAARGAAATVLRPTLVYGAGRDATLTRIAHLARRWGRFPLPRGANGLRQPVHVDDLASAAFACHGAAAAHGRAYALPGGETLTYRDMVARVLASLQPPPTLVELPSPMFNLALLLAQMTGRATGLGEAAVRRMRSDLVFDMAPAQRDFGYSPRLFHPRADMFEPRANEA encoded by the coding sequence ATGCGTCATGCAATTGTGTTCGGCGCGAGCGGCCAGATCGGCTATCCGCTGCTTGGGAAACTGCAGGGCGATGGCTGGCGCGTGACCGCGGTGTCGCGTGCGGAGCAATCCGACCAGCCCGGCCTGCAGTGGCTGCGCGGTGATCTCGGCCGCGTGGATGGCCTGCCCGGCCGTGTCGACGCGATTTTCAGTTGCGGTCCGCTCGACGTCTTCGCGAAGTGGTACAGCGCGTCGTCGATCGAGGCTGCGCGCGTGGTCGCCTTCGGTTCGACCAGCATCGAGGTCAAGCGCGGTTCGGCCGATGCCGCCGAGCGCGACGTCGCCCAGCGATTGCGCGAGGGCGAGGAGCGTCTGTTCGCGGCGACCGCTGCGCGCGGTGCGGCCGCGACTGTGTTGCGGCCGACGCTGGTGTACGGAGCCGGACGCGATGCCACGTTGACGCGCATTGCCCATCTCGCGCGGCGCTGGGGGCGGTTTCCGCTGCCGCGCGGCGCCAACGGCCTGCGCCAGCCGGTGCATGTCGATGACCTGGCCAGTGCCGCGTTCGCCTGCCACGGTGCCGCCGCGGCACATGGCCGCGCCTATGCGTTGCCGGGCGGTGAAACACTGACCTATCGCGACATGGTCGCGCGCGTGCTGGCGTCCCTGCAGCCGCCGCCGACCCTGGTCGAGCTGCCGTCACCGATGTTCAACCTCGCGCTGCTGCTGGCGCAGATGACCGGTCGCGCGACCGGACTGGGCGAAGCCGCGGTGCGCCGCATGCGCAGCGACCTGGTGTTCGACATGGCGCCGGCTCAGCGCGACTTCGGTTATTCGCCGCGGCTGTTCCACCCGCGTGCCGACATGTTCGAGCCGCGCGCGAACGAGGCCTGA
- a CDS encoding DMT family transporter, whose translation MTPRDLVLVLLVVVAWAVNFLTSALAMREIPPFLFTALRFALLALPLVWLLKRPAPGQWPRLIAVCLCIGVLHFGLSFTALKLAGDLSSPAIVMQSYVPMTTLLAWWWLGERFAWRTGLAIAVSFAGVLVLGFDPIVLDRPMALVLMLISAAFLAVGTVLMKGLRGLDVFSQQGWTAVFSVLPLLAISAWLEPGAIAQLPTVSWVGWAGAAWAAFVSSLLGHGLYYVLVQRYPVAQVTPWLLLVPVLAIGLGVAYWGDRPGPRLLLGGAMVLGGVLLIAMRALRKARPVARAEEL comes from the coding sequence ATGACCCCGCGCGATCTCGTCCTCGTACTGCTCGTCGTCGTCGCCTGGGCGGTCAACTTCCTGACCTCGGCGCTGGCGATGCGCGAGATCCCGCCGTTCCTGTTCACGGCATTACGCTTCGCGCTGCTGGCATTGCCGCTGGTGTGGCTGCTCAAGCGGCCGGCGCCGGGACAATGGCCGCGCCTGATCGCGGTGTGCCTGTGCATCGGCGTGCTGCACTTCGGCCTGAGTTTCACCGCGCTCAAGCTGGCCGGCGATCTGTCGTCGCCGGCGATCGTGATGCAGAGCTACGTGCCGATGACGACGCTGCTGGCGTGGTGGTGGCTGGGGGAACGCTTCGCCTGGCGCACCGGACTGGCCATCGCGGTGAGCTTCGCTGGCGTGCTGGTGCTGGGCTTCGATCCGATCGTGCTCGACCGGCCGATGGCGCTGGTGCTGATGCTGATCTCGGCCGCCTTCCTGGCCGTGGGCACGGTGCTGATGAAGGGCCTGCGCGGCCTGGATGTCTTCAGCCAGCAGGGCTGGACGGCCGTTTTCAGTGTGTTGCCGCTGCTCGCGATCAGCGCCTGGCTGGAGCCCGGTGCGATCGCGCAGTTGCCCACCGTGAGCTGGGTGGGCTGGGCCGGTGCGGCCTGGGCGGCGTTCGTTTCCTCGCTGCTCGGCCACGGCCTGTACTACGTGCTGGTGCAGCGCTACCCAGTCGCGCAGGTGACGCCGTGGCTGCTGCTGGTGCCGGTGCTGGCGATCGGCCTGGGCGTTGCCTACTGGGGCGACCGACCCGGCCCGCGCCTCCTGCTGGGCGGTGCGATGGTCCTTGGCGGCGTGTTGCTGATTGCCATGCGCGCACTGCGCAAGGCGCGACCGGTGGCTCGGGCGGAAGAGCTGTAG
- a CDS encoding Mpo1-like protein produces MNTAADSTTGSSQRQIDQWFANYSGDHRNATNQLIHVICVPAILWSVIALLWCIPAPGTWFRPGFWAGLAMLASALFYYRASRALGLGMVVIYVLMSLLTRWIHDSYGTGTLLWLGVGVFVVAWVGQFVGHSKLFEGKRPSFFTDLRYLLIGPAWVLAKLYRKLGWSY; encoded by the coding sequence ATGAACACCGCAGCCGACTCGACGACCGGGTCATCGCAACGACAGATCGACCAATGGTTCGCCAACTATTCCGGCGACCACCGCAATGCCACCAACCAGCTCATCCACGTGATCTGCGTGCCCGCGATCCTGTGGAGCGTGATCGCGCTGCTTTGGTGCATTCCCGCGCCGGGCACTTGGTTCCGCCCCGGCTTCTGGGCCGGATTGGCGATGCTGGCCAGCGCGCTGTTCTACTACCGCGCCTCGCGCGCACTCGGCCTGGGCATGGTCGTGATCTACGTGCTGATGAGCCTGTTGACCCGCTGGATCCATGACAGCTATGGCACCGGCACGCTGCTTTGGCTGGGCGTGGGCGTGTTCGTGGTTGCCTGGGTCGGACAGTTCGTCGGCCACAGCAAGCTGTTCGAAGGCAAGCGCCCGAGCTTCTTCACCGACCTGCGCTATCTGCTGATCGGGCCGGCATGGGTGCTGGCGAAGCTGTACCGGAAGCTGGGCTGGTCGTACTGA
- a CDS encoding SMR family transporter encodes MASKGLLYLAGAIAAEVVATSALKASEGFTRPGPSLVVAIGYGIAFYLLSLTLKTVPVGLAYAIWSGVGVVLISLIGWLVLKQPLDAAAVVGIGLIVAGVLVIQLFSHSAPH; translated from the coding sequence ATGGCCTCCAAGGGCCTGCTCTATCTCGCCGGGGCGATCGCGGCCGAAGTGGTCGCGACCAGCGCGCTCAAGGCCTCGGAGGGGTTCACCCGTCCGGGGCCGTCGCTGGTGGTGGCGATCGGCTACGGCATCGCCTTCTACCTGTTGTCGCTGACGCTCAAGACCGTCCCGGTCGGGCTGGCGTATGCGATCTGGTCCGGGGTCGGGGTGGTGCTGATCTCGCTGATCGGCTGGCTGGTGCTGAAACAGCCGCTCGATGCCGCCGCGGTGGTCGGCATCGGCCTGATCGTCGCCGGCGTGCTCGTGATCCAGCTATTCTCCCATTCGGCCCCGCATTGA
- a CDS encoding phosphoribosylaminoimidazolesuccinocarboxamide synthase — MSTTLLQSDLPGLSLRHRGKVRDVFDLPAERLPAGAGECLLMVATDRLSAFDVVLPDPIPGKGEMLCQISNFWFGKTEHIIRNHLTGIDVASVLPSGVDTALYSRRAVVTRRLKPVPIECIARGYLIGSGWKDYQRTGRVSGIALPDGLRQAEMLPEPIFTPSTKAAVGDHDENIDFDTAVRTVGADLAEQVRDATLRLYKYARDHAAQRGIILADTKFEFGLDADGRLYVMDEMLTPDSSRYWPADQYEVGTSPPSYDKQFVRDYLETLGWNKTPPGPSLPASVIERTRAKYAEALQKLAGISIDEAEPASTVG, encoded by the coding sequence TTGTCCACGACACTGCTGCAATCCGACCTGCCAGGCCTGAGCCTGCGCCACCGCGGAAAGGTCCGCGACGTCTTCGACCTGCCTGCCGAGCGGCTTCCCGCCGGTGCCGGCGAATGCCTGCTGATGGTCGCTACCGATCGCCTCTCCGCCTTCGACGTGGTCCTGCCCGACCCGATCCCGGGCAAGGGCGAGATGCTCTGCCAGATCAGCAACTTCTGGTTCGGCAAGACCGAACACATCATCCGCAACCACCTCACCGGCATCGACGTCGCGTCGGTGCTGCCGTCGGGTGTCGACACCGCGCTGTACTCCAGACGCGCCGTCGTGACCCGCCGCCTGAAGCCGGTGCCGATCGAGTGCATCGCGCGCGGTTACCTCATCGGCAGCGGCTGGAAGGATTACCAGCGCACCGGTCGCGTCAGCGGCATCGCCCTGCCCGACGGCCTGCGCCAGGCCGAGATGCTGCCCGAGCCGATCTTCACCCCGTCGACCAAGGCCGCCGTCGGCGACCACGACGAGAACATCGACTTCGACACGGCGGTGCGCACCGTCGGCGCCGACCTGGCCGAGCAGGTGCGCGACGCCACGCTGCGCCTGTACAAGTACGCCCGCGACCATGCCGCGCAGCGCGGCATCATCCTGGCCGACACCAAGTTCGAGTTCGGCCTGGATGCGGACGGCCGCCTGTACGTGATGGACGAGATGCTCACGCCGGACTCGTCGCGCTACTGGCCCGCCGATCAGTACGAGGTCGGTACCAGCCCGCCCAGCTACGACAAGCAGTTCGTACGCGATTACCTGGAAACGCTGGGCTGGAACAAGACCCCGCCCGGCCCGTCGCTGCCCGCGTCGGTGATCGAACGCACCCGCGCCAAGTACGCCGAGGCGCTGCAGAAACTGGCCGGCATCAGCATCGACGAAGCCGAGCCGGCCAGCACGGTCGGCTGA
- a CDS encoding DnaJ domain-containing protein: MKRWYGKLLGFFAGAALFRTNPLFGALVGLLIGHAFDIDWFRLRRDNPYAALGLTSDASDAEVDQAYRRLISQYHPDRMAGAAAELRQQAESRAREINQAYDRIKSLRQRR, encoded by the coding sequence ATGAAACGCTGGTACGGCAAACTGCTGGGCTTCTTCGCTGGAGCCGCCCTGTTCCGCACCAACCCGCTGTTCGGCGCCCTGGTGGGGCTGCTGATCGGGCATGCCTTTGACATCGACTGGTTCAGGCTGCGCCGGGACAACCCCTATGCCGCCCTGGGCCTGACCTCCGATGCCTCCGACGCCGAAGTCGACCAGGCCTACCGGCGGCTGATCTCGCAGTACCACCCCGACCGCATGGCCGGCGCGGCCGCCGAGCTGCGCCAGCAGGCCGAGTCCAGGGCCCGCGAGATCAACCAGGCCTACGACCGCATCAAGTCCCTGCGCCAGCGCAGGTAA
- the rpe gene encoding ribulose-phosphate 3-epimerase: MQSTVIAPSILSANFARLGEEVDNVLAAGADWVHFDVMDNHYVPNLTIGPLVCEALRKHGVTAPIDVHLMVEPVDRIVPDFAKAGASMISFHPEASAHVHRTVQLIKSHGCQAGLVLNPATPIDVLDWVLEDLDMVLLMSVNPGFGGQSFIPSALEKLRRVRQMIDRSGKPIRLEIDGGVKADNIAEIAAAGADTFVAGSAIFNAPDYADVIGRMKAAVTGVRTG, encoded by the coding sequence ATGCAATCGACCGTCATCGCCCCGTCCATCCTTTCGGCCAACTTCGCCCGACTCGGCGAGGAGGTCGACAACGTGCTCGCCGCCGGCGCCGACTGGGTCCATTTCGACGTGATGGACAACCATTACGTGCCCAACCTCACCATCGGCCCGCTGGTCTGCGAGGCGCTGCGCAAGCACGGCGTGACGGCGCCGATCGACGTGCACCTGATGGTCGAGCCGGTCGACCGCATCGTTCCGGATTTCGCCAAGGCCGGCGCCAGCATGATCAGCTTCCACCCGGAAGCCAGCGCGCACGTGCACCGCACCGTGCAGCTGATCAAGTCGCATGGCTGCCAGGCCGGGCTGGTGCTCAACCCGGCCACGCCGATCGACGTGCTGGACTGGGTGCTCGAGGATCTCGACATGGTGCTGCTGATGTCGGTCAATCCGGGCTTCGGCGGCCAGAGCTTCATTCCCTCGGCGCTGGAAAAGCTGCGCCGCGTGCGCCAGATGATCGACCGCAGCGGCAAGCCGATCCGGCTGGAGATCGACGGCGGCGTCAAGGCCGACAACATCGCCGAAATCGCCGCGGCCGGCGCCGATACCTTCGTCGCCGGTTCGGCGATCTTCAACGCGCCCGACTACGCCGACGTGATCGGCCGGATGAAGGCGGCCGTGACAGGAGTCCGGACTGGATGA
- the rraA gene encoding ribonuclease E activity regulator RraA has product MNTCDLCDLHDAQVRVLDLPLRDFGGRLAFNGLVSTIRADEDNSRVREAVAEPGQGRVLVVDAGGSTRRAMLGDLLAARAAENGWAGVVVFGVIRDSGAIGGLNLGVKALGVCPRKTDKLGEGERDVDVEFGGIRIRPGDWLCADEDGVVVADTDLR; this is encoded by the coding sequence ATGAACACCTGCGACCTGTGCGATCTCCATGACGCGCAGGTGCGCGTGCTCGACCTGCCGCTGCGCGATTTCGGCGGCCGCCTGGCCTTCAACGGCCTGGTCAGCACGATCCGGGCCGACGAGGACAACTCGCGGGTGCGCGAGGCCGTGGCCGAGCCGGGGCAGGGCAGGGTGCTGGTGGTCGATGCCGGCGGCTCGACCCGCCGCGCGATGCTGGGCGACCTGCTTGCCGCCAGGGCCGCCGAGAACGGCTGGGCCGGCGTGGTGGTGTTCGGCGTGATCCGCGACAGCGGCGCGATCGGCGGGCTCAACCTGGGCGTCAAGGCGCTCGGCGTGTGCCCGCGCAAGACCGACAAGCTCGGCGAAGGCGAGCGCGATGTCGACGTCGAATTCGGCGGCATCCGCATCCGCCCGGGCGACTGGCTGTGCGCGGACGAGGATGGCGTGGTCGTGGCCGATACCGACCTGCGCTGA
- the trpE gene encoding anthranilate synthase component I produces the protein MTSPEQFQQQAADGHTRIPVVREVLSDLDTPLSVYLKLADGPHTYLFESVEGGERFGRYSIIGLPAQRVYAFAGHTLFVTEDGELVESRAVDDPFAEVERLRAAHSVPKIPGLPGFTGGLVGWFGFECIQYIEPRLAGPEKDGTHKPDELGTPDILLMQSDELAVFDNLKGRLYLIVHADPQEPRALARANRRLDELVHRLRQGGPGYPETLEGRALDETDFVSGFTREGFIAAVEKSKEYIRAGDIFQVVLSQRLSVPFQARPVDVYRALRALNPSPYMYFLDVGGTQVVGSSPEILVRLEDGQITVRPIAGTRPRGATPEEDAALEAELLADPKERAEHLMLIDLGRNDAGRVSEPGTVQVGEQFVIERYSHVMHIVSEVTGTLKPGLSYADVLRATFPAGTVSGAPKIRALEVIRELEPIKRNVYAGSIGYLGWNGDADTAIAIRTAVIQDGRLHVQAGAGIVYDSDPAKEWEETMNKGRALFRAVAEAAKGL, from the coding sequence GTGACCTCTCCCGAACAGTTCCAGCAGCAGGCCGCTGACGGCCACACCCGCATTCCCGTCGTACGCGAGGTCCTGAGCGATCTCGATACGCCGCTGTCGGTCTACCTCAAGCTTGCCGACGGCCCGCACACCTACCTGTTCGAATCGGTCGAGGGTGGCGAGCGCTTCGGCCGCTATTCGATCATCGGCCTGCCGGCACAGCGCGTGTATGCCTTTGCCGGGCACACGCTGTTCGTCACCGAGGACGGCGAACTGGTCGAAAGCCGCGCCGTCGACGACCCGTTCGCCGAGGTCGAGCGCCTGCGCGCCGCGCACAGCGTGCCGAAGATCCCCGGGCTGCCCGGCTTCACCGGTGGCCTGGTCGGCTGGTTCGGCTTCGAGTGCATCCAGTACATCGAACCGCGCCTGGCCGGGCCGGAAAAGGACGGCACGCACAAGCCCGACGAACTCGGCACGCCCGACATCCTGCTGATGCAGAGCGACGAGCTGGCGGTGTTCGACAACCTCAAGGGCCGGCTGTACCTGATCGTCCATGCCGACCCGCAGGAGCCGCGCGCGCTGGCCCGCGCCAACCGTCGCCTCGACGAACTGGTGCATCGCCTGCGCCAGGGCGGCCCGGGCTATCCGGAGACGCTGGAAGGGCGCGCGCTGGACGAAACCGATTTTGTTTCCGGCTTCACCCGCGAGGGCTTCATCGCCGCGGTCGAGAAGTCCAAGGAATACATCCGTGCCGGCGACATCTTCCAGGTCGTGCTGAGCCAGCGCCTGTCGGTGCCGTTCCAGGCGCGGCCGGTGGACGTGTACCGCGCGCTGCGTGCGCTCAATCCATCGCCGTACATGTACTTCCTCGATGTGGGTGGCACCCAGGTGGTCGGCAGCTCGCCGGAGATCCTGGTACGCCTTGAGGACGGGCAGATCACGGTGCGGCCGATCGCCGGCACCCGCCCGCGCGGCGCCACGCCCGAAGAGGACGCCGCGCTCGAGGCCGAGCTGCTGGCCGACCCGAAGGAACGCGCCGAGCACCTGATGCTGATCGACCTGGGACGCAACGACGCGGGCCGCGTGTCGGAGCCCGGGACGGTGCAGGTGGGCGAGCAGTTCGTGATCGAGCGCTACAGCCACGTCATGCACATCGTCAGCGAAGTCACCGGTACGCTGAAACCTGGCCTGAGTTATGCCGACGTGCTGCGCGCCACATTCCCCGCCGGCACGGTCAGCGGCGCGCCGAAGATCCGCGCGCTGGAAGTGATCCGCGAGCTGGAGCCGATCAAGCGCAACGTCTACGCCGGATCGATCGGCTACCTGGGCTGGAACGGCGATGCCGACACGGCCATCGCCATCCGCACCGCCGTCATCCAGGACGGACGCCTGCACGTGCAGGCCGGTGCCGGCATCGTCTACGACTCCGACCCCGCCAAGGAGTGGGAGGAGACGATGAACAAGGGGCGCGCGTTGTTCCGCGCCGTGGCGGAAGCGGCCAAGGGATTGTGA
- a CDS encoding response regulator transcription factor has protein sequence MRVLLVEDDPHTAAFIVKGLREDGHAVDHAGDGRQGLFLATTEKFDAIVLDRMLPLVDGLVLLQTLRGAGNPTPLLLLTALGEVEHRVEGLRAGADDYLVKPFAYSELSARLDSIVRRVRDGSEREPTRLRVGDLELDLLGRGAQRGDKHIELQPREFRLLEYLMRQAGRVVTRTMLLEAVWDYHFDPQTNVIDVHISRLRQKIDHGFEHPLLHTVRGAGYRLGE, from the coding sequence ATGCGAGTCCTGCTGGTTGAAGACGATCCCCACACCGCGGCCTTCATCGTCAAGGGGCTGCGCGAGGATGGACACGCCGTCGATCATGCCGGCGACGGCAGGCAGGGCCTGTTCCTCGCCACCACTGAAAAGTTCGACGCGATCGTGCTCGATCGCATGCTGCCGCTGGTCGATGGCCTGGTGCTGCTGCAGACGCTGCGGGGCGCCGGCAATCCGACGCCGCTGCTGCTGCTGACCGCGCTGGGCGAAGTCGAGCATCGCGTCGAAGGCCTGCGCGCCGGCGCCGACGACTACCTGGTCAAACCGTTCGCCTATTCGGAACTGAGCGCGCGCCTGGACAGCATCGTCCGTCGTGTCCGCGACGGCAGCGAACGCGAACCGACCCGCCTGCGCGTGGGCGACCTCGAACTCGATCTGCTCGGACGCGGCGCCCAGCGCGGCGACAAACACATCGAGCTGCAGCCGCGTGAATTCCGCCTGCTCGAATACCTGATGCGCCAGGCCGGTCGCGTCGTCACCCGGACGATGCTGCTGGAAGCGGTCTGGGACTACCATTTCGATCCGCAGACCAACGTCATCGACGTGCACATCAGCCGGCTGCGGCAGAAGATCGATCACGGCTTCGAGCATCCGTTGCTGCATACGGTGCGCGGTGCCGGTTATCGGCTGGGCGAATAG